A genomic stretch from Lathyrus oleraceus cultivar Zhongwan6 chromosome 2, CAAS_Psat_ZW6_1.0, whole genome shotgun sequence includes:
- the LOC127120833 gene encoding uncharacterized protein LOC127120833 — protein sequence MAPDAAAAAAGGKKRKRYLPHNKAVKKGSYPLHPGVQGFFITCDGGREHQASREALNILDSFYEDLVDDGEHPTVKGLSNRPVNTKITFADSDSSSSDDEEEEDEDGKEEVQVKVQEGEEKEDKKPKLDVSNGDNTDHENGTGEKSDPHKIDDLHAQAGDKADGDKEGVDIPKTIEKTADEPPAVKQCCATNVPTSDLGEKKVEEKSIDKLIEDELVELRDKNKKRFAKLESGCNGVVFIQMRKKDGDKSPKDIVTRIVTSAALTKKHMSRFILRILPIEVSCYASKEEISKAIQPLVEQNFPAETENPHKFAVLYEARANTGVDRMEIINAVAKSIPAPHKVDLTNPDKTIIVEIARTVCLIGVIEKYKELSKYNIRQLTSR from the exons ATGGCGCCCGATGCTGCCGCCGCCGCCGCTGGTGGAAAGAAGAGAAAACGCTATCTTCCTCACAAC AAAGCAGTGAAGAAGGGTTCGTATCCATTGCATCCTGGTGTGCAAGGTTTTTTCATCACTTGCGATGGAGGAAGAGAACATCAAGCCTCACGCGAAGCTCTCAATATTCTCGATTCC TTTTATGAAGATCTAGTTGACGATGGGGAACATCCAACTGTGAAAGGGCTGTCAAATAGACCTGTAAATACAAAAATTACATTTGCAGATTCCGACTCTTCTAGTAGTGATGACGAAGAGGAAGAGGATGAGGATGGGAAGGAGGAGGTGCAGGTGAAGGTGCAGGAGGGTGAGGAAAAGGAGGACAAAAAGCCTAAACTGGATGTTAGCAATGGGGACAATACTGACCATGAGAATGGAACGGGTGAAAAATCAGATCCTCATAAAATTGATGATCTTCATGCTCAGGCTGGGGATAAAGCTGATGGCGATAAAGAAGGTGTTGACATTCCTAAGACTATAGAAAAGACAGCTGATGAGCCACCAGCTGTGAAACAGTGCTGCGCAACAAATGTGCCAACAAGTGATTTGGGTGAAAAGAAAGTGGAAGAGAAATCCATTGACAAGTTAATTGAAGATGAACTTGTAGAACTGAGAGACAAGAATAAG AAGCGCTTTGCCAAGCTTGAATCAGGTTGTAATGGGGTCGTATTTATTCAAATGAGGAAGAAAGATGGAGACAAAAGCCCCAAGGATATCGTTACTCGGATAGTGACATCAGCAGCATTGACTAAGAAACATATGTCAAG GTTTATCTTGAGAATTTTGCCAATTGAAGTCTCATGTTATGCTTCAAAGGAGGAAATTTCAAAAGCAATCCAGCCTCTTGTGGAACAGAACTTTCCTGCGGAAACTGAAAATCCACACAAG TTTGCTGTGCTGTATGAAGCCCGGGCAAATACTGGTGTTGACAGGATGGAAATAATCAATGCCGTGGCAAAGTCTATTCCTGCACCTCATAAAGTTGATCTCACTAATCCTGATAAAACCATAATAGTTGAAATTGCCAGG ACTGTATGCTTGATTGGGGTCATCGAGAAGTACAAGGAACTCTCCAAGTACAATATTAGGCAATTAACATCACGATAA